In bacterium, the following proteins share a genomic window:
- the wecB gene encoding UDP-N-acetylglucosamine 2-epimerase (non-hydrolyzing), translating to MTLKVMTIVGTRPEIIKLSRVTSELDRHLKHVSVHTGQNYDYELNEIFFKELGVRKPDHFLNAAEDTAAGTIGKVIAKADAVMAEEKPDALLILGDTNSCLSVISAKRRKIPIFHMEAGNRCFDLRVPEEINRKIVDHTSDINMPYTEHARRYLLREGIKPDTIIKTGSPQKEILTYYMPQIDASNILDRLQLKPAEYLLVSIHREENVDSEENFQRLMCSLNVIASTYERTVIVSTHPRTRRRIDALGDYNFDKRIKFMKPFGLFDYVKMQKHAFCVVSDSGTISEESCILNIPAVTIRQAHERPEGMDEGTLIMSGLDADEVVQAISVVRSQQAGEGRQFRFVADYDVDNVSKKVVRIIMSYTDYVNRTVWYR from the coding sequence ATGACTCTCAAAGTTATGACGATTGTCGGCACACGGCCCGAAATCATCAAGCTGAGCCGGGTGACGAGCGAACTGGACAGGCACCTGAAGCACGTCTCGGTTCACACGGGTCAGAACTATGACTACGAATTGAACGAGATCTTCTTTAAGGAGCTCGGTGTCAGAAAACCGGACCATTTTCTTAATGCGGCTGAAGATACGGCTGCTGGTACGATAGGAAAGGTCATTGCAAAAGCGGATGCCGTCATGGCAGAGGAGAAGCCGGATGCGCTGCTTATACTCGGAGACACGAACAGCTGCCTGTCTGTGATATCAGCCAAGAGGCGAAAGATACCCATATTTCACATGGAGGCTGGGAATCGTTGCTTTGACCTGAGGGTCCCGGAAGAGATCAACCGTAAGATTGTTGACCATACCAGCGATATCAATATGCCATATACGGAACATGCGAGACGATATCTCCTCCGCGAGGGAATTAAGCCTGATACGATCATTAAGACAGGGTCTCCTCAGAAGGAGATCCTGACTTACTACATGCCTCAGATTGATGCGTCGAACATCCTCGATAGATTGCAGCTGAAGCCGGCTGAGTATCTCCTGGTCAGCATTCATCGCGAGGAGAACGTCGACAGCGAAGAGAACTTTCAGCGCCTGATGTGTTCGCTCAATGTGATCGCATCGACCTACGAACGTACGGTGATCGTATCGACGCATCCGCGCACCAGGCGCCGGATCGACGCGCTGGGGGATTATAACTTCGATAAGCGTATCAAGTTCATGAAACCCTTCGGCCTCTTCGATTATGTCAAGATGCAGAAGCACGCCTTCTGCGTTGTATCGGACAGTGGGACCATATCCGAGGAGTCGTGCATCCTGAATATACCTGCTGTGACGATCCGTCAGGCACACGAGCGGCCAGAGGGCATGGACGAGGGTACCTTGATCATGTCCGGGCTGGATGCGGACGAGGTGGTGCAGGCGATCTCGGTCGTGAGGTCGCAGCAGGCCGGGGAGGGCCGTCAGTTCCGATTCGTGGCCGATTACGATGTCGATAATGTCTCGAAAAAAGTGGTGCGCATCATCATGAGCTACACGGACTATGTGAACCGGACTGTGTGGTACAGGTAA
- a CDS encoding polysaccharide biosynthesis protein encodes MIFQDKVVLVTGGTGSFGKTFVRRVLSGEMGTPKKLIVLSRDEAKQHDMRMSYLHTSVATDEVIYSNFKNKLEFRIGDVRNYTDVCTAVRDADIVVNAAALKQVPTCEYFPVQAVMTNCAGAANIVRAIEENNFPVETVVAVSTDKACKPVTAMGMTKSIQERIIVSANVLNPKTRFIGVRYGNVMASRGSVVPLFHYQIKNGGPVTVTVPEMTRFLLSLNQAVDTVYAALKGAKAGEIYVPNAPSATVIDIAKALIGDRKIQIKVTGIRPNEKMHEIMVSDEEVHHCVKRGDYFAIKPMLPELRPDNDYEPNVFTKEFSSADNVLNAEGTVALLKKHRLLIEDKFVGEAEELLR; translated from the coding sequence ATGATTTTTCAGGATAAGGTTGTGCTGGTTACAGGAGGCACGGGATCATTCGGGAAGACGTTTGTTCGACGGGTGCTCTCAGGGGAGATGGGGACGCCGAAAAAGCTGATCGTTCTGTCGCGCGACGAGGCGAAACAGCACGATATGCGCATGTCCTACCTGCATACCAGTGTGGCGACGGACGAGGTCATTTACAGCAACTTCAAGAACAAGCTGGAATTCCGCATCGGCGACGTCCGCAACTATACCGATGTGTGCACCGCGGTGAGGGATGCGGATATCGTGGTCAATGCCGCGGCCCTGAAGCAGGTTCCGACCTGCGAATATTTTCCGGTGCAGGCGGTGATGACCAATTGCGCCGGTGCTGCGAACATCGTCAGGGCGATTGAGGAAAATAATTTCCCGGTGGAAACGGTCGTGGCCGTCAGCACGGACAAGGCCTGCAAGCCGGTGACCGCGATGGGCATGACCAAGTCCATTCAGGAGCGGATCATCGTCTCAGCGAATGTCCTGAATCCGAAAACGCGTTTTATCGGCGTCCGCTACGGGAACGTCATGGCCTCCCGCGGTTCAGTGGTGCCACTCTTCCATTACCAGATCAAGAACGGCGGTCCGGTCACGGTGACCGTTCCGGAGATGACGCGGTTCCTGCTGAGCCTCAATCAGGCTGTCGATACGGTGTATGCAGCGTTGAAAGGTGCGAAGGCGGGCGAGATCTACGTCCCCAATGCGCCGTCCGCAACGGTGATCGATATCGCGAAGGCGCTGATCGGCGATCGCAAGATCCAGATCAAGGTCACCGGGATCCGTCCCAACGAGAAGATGCACGAGATCATGGTCTCGGATGAAGAGGTCCATCACTGCGTCAAGCGGGGCGATTACTTCGCCATCAAGCCGATGCTGCCGGAGCTGCGGCCTGATAACGACTACGAACCCAATGTCTTCACCAAGGAGTTCAGCTCGGCGGATAACGTGCTCAATGCCGAGGGGACGGTGGCCCTGCTGAAGAAACACCGCCTTCTGATTGAAGATAAGTTTGTCGGTGAGGCCGAAGAGCTTCTTCGCTAA
- a CDS encoding ABC transporter ATP-binding protein, with product MVQVIMLKTAKKISALLTTKDRQRMLWISCAILVMAFIEVIGVASIMPFMAVLASPELIESNRWLQWVYRLGAFGTAHTFLMFLGVSVLTILIFSNVFTALTTRGIVRFTRRLDCSLSSRLVADYVRRPYLFFVSRNSADLNKNILTEVSQVVSGVIFPSIEMSAKIVVSFFMVALLVAVEPMLAVVMVVFIGGIYSGLYAAVKHRIAKSGQIRVKMNRQRYQVTSELFGGIKEIMALGREADFTHRFSIAANSYAATQADFQMISQLPRYALETLVFGGLLFIILYYMAVRGSVANALPLMALYAMAGYRIMPAMQYVFRSVTQIRFYLPAVDILYNDFRSLELGHEDDKKEFVIKYDYGIELRCVDFKYPGAQSKALSNVSVVIPKNSTVAFVGSTGSGKTTLVDVILGLLEPISGSVMVDGKELDREHIRVWRNKIGYVPQHIFLADDTVERNIAFGISQDEISCEVVENAARIANIRDFVRGLEKGFNTVIGERGVRLSGGQRQRIGIARALYHDPDILIMDEGTSALDGMTEKAVMQAIDNLAHDKTIILIAHRLTTVRYCDQIYHLEGGRIVNSGTYDELMSSSAMFRAMAQAASTGLPLEVEAT from the coding sequence GTGGTACAGGTAATCATGCTTAAAACCGCTAAGAAAATTAGTGCCCTGCTGACGACCAAAGATCGCCAAAGGATGTTGTGGATCTCCTGCGCCATCCTTGTCATGGCCTTCATTGAAGTAATCGGTGTCGCATCAATTATGCCATTTATGGCCGTGCTTGCGTCGCCGGAGCTTATCGAATCCAACCGCTGGCTACAATGGGTATATAGGCTAGGCGCATTCGGAACCGCTCACACATTTCTGATGTTTCTCGGTGTGTCGGTTTTGACTATTCTTATCTTCAGTAACGTGTTTACTGCGCTGACGACGCGGGGGATCGTGCGCTTTACGCGTAGGCTTGATTGTTCGTTGTCATCGAGGCTGGTTGCGGACTATGTCAGACGACCGTATCTCTTTTTTGTCTCCAGAAACAGCGCCGATCTCAACAAAAATATTCTAACCGAAGTGTCACAGGTTGTTTCCGGTGTAATATTCCCATCGATTGAAATGTCCGCTAAGATCGTCGTCTCGTTCTTTATGGTGGCGCTTCTAGTGGCCGTGGAGCCCATGCTGGCAGTTGTCATGGTCGTATTCATTGGCGGAATATATAGTGGTCTATATGCGGCTGTTAAACACCGGATTGCAAAGTCTGGCCAGATCAGGGTGAAGATGAACCGTCAGAGGTATCAGGTAACATCCGAACTCTTCGGCGGCATCAAGGAAATCATGGCACTGGGCCGTGAGGCGGATTTTACTCACAGGTTTTCAATAGCTGCCAATTCTTACGCTGCGACACAGGCTGATTTCCAGATGATATCGCAACTGCCGCGTTATGCGCTGGAGACCCTCGTCTTCGGCGGTCTTTTGTTTATCATTCTCTATTATATGGCCGTGCGCGGAAGTGTGGCCAATGCCCTGCCGCTTATGGCCCTGTATGCGATGGCTGGTTATCGCATAATGCCGGCGATGCAGTATGTCTTTCGCTCGGTTACACAGATCAGGTTTTATCTGCCCGCCGTAGATATCCTTTATAATGATTTTCGGAGCCTTGAACTTGGGCATGAAGATGACAAAAAAGAATTCGTTATAAAATACGATTATGGCATAGAGTTGAGATGCGTTGACTTCAAATATCCGGGCGCTCAATCCAAGGCGCTATCAAATGTATCGGTTGTTATACCGAAAAACAGTACGGTTGCATTCGTCGGCTCGACCGGTTCAGGGAAAACAACGCTTGTAGATGTTATCTTAGGCCTTCTTGAGCCAATATCCGGTTCAGTCATGGTTGACGGGAAAGAGCTTGACCGGGAGCATATCAGGGTGTGGCGCAATAAAATTGGCTATGTGCCGCAGCACATATTCCTTGCGGATGATACAGTGGAACGCAATATCGCATTTGGGATATCGCAGGACGAGATCAGCTGTGAGGTGGTTGAGAATGCAGCTCGGATCGCAAATATACGGGATTTCGTACGTGGTCTGGAGAAGGGATTCAATACCGTCATAGGCGAGCGTGGTGTCCGTTTGAGCGGTGGCCAGCGCCAGCGCATTGGCATTGCGCGCGCCCTTTATCACGATCCTGATATTCTGATAATGGACGAAGGCACGAGTGCGCTCGACGGCATGACCGAAAAGGCTGTCATGCAGGCGATCGACAACCTCGCTCATGATAAGACGATCATCCTCATCGCGCACAGGCTCACGACTGTAAGATATTGTGATCAGATATATCATCTTGAAGGCGGCAGGATCGTGAATTCGGGGACGTATGACGAGTTGATGTCGAGCAGCGCAATGTTTCGTGCAATGGCACAGGCCGCGTCGACGGGGCTTCCTCTGGAAGTCGAAGCCACGTAA
- a CDS encoding SDR family oxidoreductase, producing the protein MMRKRVLIMGCTGALGHTLMKQLFVRGDLDVYGTARASEGLKKWFAPQIVGKIRSSVDAYRMDTVISAVKEIRPDVVINCIGIIKQILTANDSIPALTINALLPHHIAKICNNVGARMIHLSTDCVFSGKGGNYNESASSDADDLYGRTKYLGEVDYSNCITLRKSVIGHELKGRYGLLEWFLAQEGRIKGFANVIYSGITAPELVRVIGDYVLKDDTLQGVYHVSASPISKYDLLKLIAKRYEKHIEIERYEDLKLDRSLDSSRFRKATGYKPPSWPEMIDQMFEGYRASSLS; encoded by the coding sequence ATGATGCGGAAGCGCGTACTCATAATGGGATGCACAGGGGCCCTCGGTCATACATTGATGAAGCAGCTTTTTGTGCGCGGCGATCTCGATGTCTATGGGACTGCGCGTGCATCTGAGGGACTAAAGAAATGGTTTGCTCCGCAGATTGTTGGAAAAATTCGAAGTAGCGTTGATGCATACAGGATGGACACTGTAATAAGTGCTGTTAAGGAAATTCGGCCGGATGTTGTCATCAACTGCATAGGCATCATCAAACAGATATTGACGGCGAATGATTCGATTCCAGCGCTGACGATAAATGCCCTCCTTCCGCACCATATAGCAAAGATCTGCAATAATGTGGGTGCAAGGATGATTCATCTAAGCACGGATTGCGTTTTCAGCGGCAAGGGAGGGAATTACAACGAGAGTGCGTCCTCGGATGCGGATGACCTCTATGGCCGGACCAAGTATCTTGGCGAAGTAGACTATTCAAACTGCATCACTCTGAGAAAATCTGTTATTGGCCATGAACTCAAGGGGCGATATGGTCTTCTTGAATGGTTTCTCGCGCAGGAAGGTCGTATAAAGGGCTTTGCGAATGTAATCTACAGTGGCATTACAGCGCCCGAGCTTGTGCGGGTCATCGGTGATTATGTTCTTAAGGATGATACACTTCAGGGCGTTTATCATGTTTCGGCATCGCCCATATCAAAATATGATTTGCTGAAACTGATAGCGAAACGATACGAAAAGCATATAGAGATCGAGCGATATGAGGATTTAAAGCTGGACAGATCTCTTGATTCGAGCCGGTTCAGAAAAGCCACGGGCTATAAGCCGCCTTCATGGCCGGAGATGATCGATCAAATGTTTGAGGGATACAGGGCGTCATCCCTCTCTTAG